A genome region from Clostridium pasteurianum includes the following:
- a CDS encoding acyltransferase family protein produces the protein MRKNYIDWLKAICILYLLPFHTARIFNANEANYIQGKPNVFCTALVDSSLWFMPLMFLLAGMSCYFSLKKRSNKEYLKERFLRLFIPLVFGIIIFLPPEGYFAYKSHSGSTLDSIAYLKRFFFDFSDLNGYHGSFTPGSLWFILYLFIISLITLPIMRKLSTFKSKLLKTPFKILLICIPITVVSAVPSIANKNIFIYGIFVILGFLIASDDNIFDMIESHKIFYLMCSIIGYIIIFIEITSIGWQTGFTLLGIIFSLIYYFTIWVSLLTFLGFGKKYLNFRIDFLSYFSHASFTIYIVHQTYIVIFAYFILKLTNIFALQYIIIICLSLAASLITYEVLKRFNVFRFMFGIK, from the coding sequence ATGAGAAAAAATTATATTGACTGGTTAAAAGCTATTTGCATACTGTATTTACTTCCTTTCCACACTGCTAGAATTTTTAATGCTAACGAAGCAAATTATATTCAAGGAAAGCCAAATGTGTTTTGCACTGCACTAGTAGATTCCTCTTTATGGTTTATGCCTCTTATGTTCTTGCTCGCAGGAATGTCCTGCTACTTTTCGCTAAAAAAGCGCTCTAATAAAGAATATTTAAAAGAGCGTTTTCTGCGTCTATTTATTCCTCTTGTATTTGGAATAATCATTTTTCTACCACCAGAAGGATACTTTGCCTATAAATCTCACTCTGGCAGCACTTTAGACTCTATAGCCTATTTGAAAAGATTTTTCTTTGATTTTTCTGATTTAAATGGATATCACGGAAGTTTTACACCTGGATCCTTATGGTTTATATTATACTTATTCATTATTTCTTTAATCACTTTGCCAATTATGAGAAAACTTTCAACATTCAAAAGCAAATTGCTTAAAACACCATTTAAAATACTACTTATATGTATTCCAATCACTGTAGTTTCAGCAGTTCCAAGCATCGCCAATAAAAATATATTTATATATGGAATTTTTGTAATTTTAGGTTTTTTAATAGCTTCAGATGATAATATTTTCGATATGATTGAAAGTCACAAAATTTTCTACCTTATGTGTTCAATTATTGGATATATAATAATTTTCATTGAAATAACTTCAATAGGCTGGCAGACAGGTTTTACTCTGCTTGGAATAATTTTTTCATTAATATATTACTTTACCATATGGGTTTCATTGCTTACATTTTTAGGCTTCGGTAAAAAATATTTAAATTTCAGAATAGATTTTCTCTCTTATTTTTCACATGCATCTTTCACCATATATATTGTTCATCAAACTTACATTGTTATATTTGCATATTTTATTTTAAAACTAACAAACATATTTGCACTTCAATATATTATAATTATATGCCTTTCACTTGCAGCTAGTTTAATAACCTATGAGGTATTGAAAAGGTTCAACGTATTTAGATTTATGTTTGGAATTAAGTAA
- a CDS encoding condensation domain-containing protein, giving the protein MIFKSEIFDKLQFLFETYKFNDHNLHCIINFDVNINKAILEKAIIIMLDIAPILSSKYVENVKEPYWEKIDSSSFKNVLTFVNTKSEFDSFITSRTNEATGPQMKACLFSSNNDSLGILMNHMVCDAAGFKKYLYSLCSLYSNLLKNPDYKPNYILNGDRSINIINKQFSFKDKLKTFIFQSKESNGFINLNFPMSTEKEVKPFILTHEIPEDRFLSIKKYCKNHGVTINDATLAAFYRVLYKILNKNELSISVAVDMRKHLKDKNINALINLTATVISNIHYEPNDAFDDTVKKVHENMSLKKENFIGLNAFVKLSLLFKLFNYSHAKKLLKNGFKNPLIGMTNIGILDSKKLCFQSTTIKNAIMFGSMKYKPYFQLALTSYNNIMTFTINLYGNLKDKENIENFFALFDKELPK; this is encoded by the coding sequence ATGATATTTAAATCTGAAATTTTTGATAAACTTCAGTTTCTTTTTGAAACTTATAAATTCAACGATCATAATCTTCACTGCATTATAAACTTTGATGTCAATATTAATAAAGCCATTTTAGAAAAAGCTATAATTATTATGCTAGATATTGCACCAATATTAAGCAGCAAATACGTAGAGAATGTCAAAGAACCCTACTGGGAAAAAATAGATAGTTCAAGTTTCAAAAATGTACTAACTTTTGTAAATACTAAAAGTGAATTTGATTCATTTATAACCTCAAGAACTAATGAAGCCACTGGTCCCCAAATGAAGGCTTGTTTATTTAGTTCAAACAATGATTCCCTAGGCATTCTTATGAATCACATGGTATGTGATGCTGCTGGTTTTAAAAAATATCTTTATTCACTGTGCAGTCTGTATTCGAATTTACTAAAAAATCCTGATTATAAGCCAAACTATATTCTTAATGGAGATAGAAGCATAAATATTATAAACAAACAATTTAGCTTTAAAGATAAGCTTAAAACCTTTATCTTTCAAAGCAAAGAAAGCAATGGTTTTATTAATTTAAATTTTCCTATGAGTACTGAAAAAGAAGTGAAACCATTTATATTAACACATGAAATCCCAGAAGATAGGTTTTTATCTATTAAAAAATACTGTAAAAATCACGGTGTTACAATTAATGATGCAACTCTTGCTGCTTTCTACAGGGTACTTTATAAGATTTTAAATAAAAACGAACTCAGTATATCAGTAGCCGTAGATATGCGCAAACATTTAAAAGATAAAAACATTAATGCACTTATAAATCTTACTGCTACCGTTATTAGCAATATACACTATGAACCTAATGATGCCTTTGATGATACTGTGAAAAAAGTTCATGAAAACATGAGTTTAAAAAAGGAAAATTTTATTGGACTAAATGCTTTTGTTAAACTTTCACTGCTCTTTAAATTGTTTAACTACAGTCATGCTAAGAAATTACTTAAAAATGGTTTTAAAAATCCGCTAATAGGCATGACCAATATTGGTATCCTGGACTCTAAAAAGCTTTGTTTTCAAAGTACCACAATTAAAAACGCTATTATGTTTGGATCAATGAAATACAAACCGTATTTTCAATTAGCATTAACAAGCTATAATAACATTATGACCTTTACTATAAATTTATATGGAAATTTAAAAGACAAAGAAAACATAGAAAACTTCTTTGCTTTATTTGACAAAGAACTTCCAAAATAA
- a CDS encoding phosphotransferase, translating into MNFELPEYKDRLKLNISKADLLSDDIKEKLYKYIDKLANDNILFHGDFHPDNLLIMKDKAVIIDCMTAAKGNPLADVARTSVMLKFGDIPRKSNIEKILINFFRKKLYLEYINISKVNINQIRQWELPIAAARLIEWLPESEKRNLLNFVTSELDKLY; encoded by the coding sequence ATTAATTTTGAATTACCTGAATATAAGGATAGACTTAAATTAAATATATCAAAAGCAGATTTATTATCTGATGATATAAAAGAAAAATTATATAAATATATTGATAAACTTGCAAATGATAATATATTATTCCATGGAGATTTTCATCCAGACAACCTATTAATAATGAAAGACAAAGCAGTAATAATTGATTGTATGACTGCTGCAAAAGGTAATCCACTTGCAGATGTGGCAAGAACATCAGTGATGCTTAAATTCGGAGATATTCCAAGGAAATCTAACATTGAAAAAATACTTATAAATTTTTTTAGAAAAAAGCTTTATTTAGAATATATAAATATTTCAAAAGTAAATATAAATCAAATTAGGCAATGGGAACTTCCAATTGCAGCAGCTAGACTTATTGAATGGCTACCAGAAAGTGAAAAAAGAAATTTATTAAATTTCGTAACTAGTGAACTAGACAAGTTATATTAA
- a CDS encoding helix-turn-helix domain-containing protein, with protein MENKILFGDLLGELLTLRGWTASKLSIEINVDASYVRKWVRGERTPSLKSNYIEKISNCILKGLDTKAYENYIEDLGYEIQADILDIMREAQINSLTANKKYHTAMKKENKLSKIPPFVKGKEEVFKYATIIFNAAIKNRKPNRNIFITFQGEKDILDGYEKTHQYFLDIVSKVLRVGWKIEHLWRLKSNDTRIATLVRNIVEFSEVKKRYEPRYFIKYGTITPPLEFIVFEDLAAILFVSDETNDYISSAFFYTNEDEIDTLKKHVELMSLQTMPIINYNYDRSLKDIINKDGDVFSLDMDGRLILHKKNVEEALNKYKIKEIIVPRDINNDETLICFKNMLRLLENCPNYELAVVDKVPSIKNIPKFMILKENVKLLMNMGEQEFSIEEPITIGGFKDFFTNLWDEIPPINRSREYTMEWLKKRII; from the coding sequence GTGGAGAATAAAATATTATTTGGAGATTTACTTGGGGAACTCCTTACACTTAGAGGATGGACAGCTTCTAAATTATCAATAGAAATAAATGTTGACGCATCTTATGTTAGAAAGTGGGTTAGGGGTGAGAGAACACCTTCACTTAAATCAAATTACATTGAAAAAATATCTAATTGTATTTTAAAGGGCTTAGACACGAAAGCTTACGAAAATTATATAGAAGACTTGGGATATGAAATACAAGCAGATATTTTAGATATAATGCGGGAAGCACAAATAAATTCTTTGACGGCAAATAAAAAATACCATACGGCGATGAAAAAAGAAAATAAATTAAGCAAAATACCACCATTTGTAAAAGGAAAAGAGGAAGTTTTTAAATATGCTACAATAATTTTTAATGCTGCTATTAAGAACAGGAAACCAAATAGAAATATATTTATAACCTTTCAAGGTGAAAAAGATATACTTGATGGATATGAAAAAACTCACCAATATTTTTTGGATATAGTGTCTAAAGTACTGAGAGTTGGGTGGAAAATAGAACATCTTTGGAGATTAAAAAGCAATGATACACGGATTGCTACCCTTGTAAGAAATATTGTGGAATTTAGTGAAGTAAAAAAACGATATGAACCTAGATATTTTATAAAGTATGGCACAATAACTCCACCTCTTGAATTTATTGTATTTGAAGACCTGGCAGCTATACTTTTTGTGTCAGATGAAACTAATGATTACATAAGCTCAGCATTTTTTTATACAAATGAAGACGAAATAGATACCTTAAAAAAACATGTGGAATTGATGTCCCTTCAGACAATGCCTATTATAAATTACAATTATGATAGAAGTTTGAAGGATATTATAAATAAAGATGGTGACGTATTCTCTCTTGATATGGATGGGAGGCTTATACTCCATAAAAAAAATGTGGAAGAAGCATTAAATAAATATAAGATAAAAGAAATAATTGTTCCGCGTGATATTAATAATGATGAAACATTGATATGTTTCAAGAATATGCTTAGGTTACTTGAGAATTGTCCTAATTATGAACTTGCGGTAGTAGATAAAGTACCATCAATAAAAAATATTCCTAAATTTATGATTTTAAAAGAAAACGTAAAGTTATTAATGAATATGGGTGAGCAAGAATTCAGTATAGAAGAGCCAATTACAATTGGAGGCTTTAAAGATTTTTTTACGAATCTTTGGGATGAAATTCCACCTATAAATAGGAGCAGAGAATACACGATGGAATGGCTTAAGAAAAGGATAATTTAA
- a CDS encoding MATE family efflux transporter: MSNVNEMESGNIKKLLLKFSVPSIISMLANAVYNVCDKMFVGIGVGVLGISAVTISYTVTLVILGFSMLVGLGATSLVSINLGQNDIKKCETIVGNTFILSFIVSIILMILGYSFLTPMLALLGAKGKVLSYAVTYTGIIILGTPFQVLNCSMNNILKGQGKAKMAMVNCLISIILNIIFNPLFIFVFHMGIAGSAVATVISTAIGAIFSTSPYFAKNSNIRIHFENLKLKKDIIISSFSIGTSGFVMVVALALINIIINKQCLVYGGNMAVAAFGIIYNVNMLVLMPVTGINQGVQPIIGYNYGAKRYGKILKAFKLSVLFGTIISLIGFVLFEVFSKNIFYAFGQGTKELIVIGVPAMRLYSMSLPILGFMILGASYFQYVGKAKYSIILIMLRQVIVIMPMLIILPKFMKITGLWIATPITDLISVIILLGFICPEIKKLSSLGNAEAVQCND, translated from the coding sequence ATGTCAAATGTAAATGAAATGGAAAGTGGAAATATCAAAAAACTTTTATTGAAATTTTCTGTACCATCTATAATATCTATGCTTGCAAATGCAGTGTATAATGTTTGTGATAAAATGTTTGTTGGTATTGGAGTTGGAGTCCTTGGAATTTCGGCTGTAACTATATCATATACTGTAACTTTAGTAATACTGGGATTTTCTATGCTAGTTGGATTAGGGGCAACTTCACTTGTTTCAATAAATCTTGGACAAAATGATATTAAAAAATGTGAAACTATTGTTGGCAATACATTTATTTTGTCCTTTATAGTGTCTATTATCTTAATGATTTTGGGTTATAGCTTTTTAACACCTATGCTTGCATTGTTGGGAGCAAAGGGAAAGGTTTTAAGTTATGCAGTAACTTATACAGGCATAATAATTTTAGGAACTCCTTTTCAAGTTTTAAACTGTTCTATGAATAACATTTTAAAAGGTCAGGGAAAAGCTAAGATGGCAATGGTTAACTGTTTAATATCAATCATTTTAAATATAATCTTTAACCCATTGTTTATATTTGTATTTCATATGGGGATCGCAGGTTCTGCTGTTGCTACAGTGATTTCAACAGCAATTGGTGCAATATTTTCTACATCTCCTTACTTTGCAAAAAATTCTAACATAAGAATTCATTTCGAAAATTTAAAACTAAAAAAGGATATTATTATTTCATCGTTTTCAATAGGAACTTCCGGATTTGTAATGGTGGTAGCGCTAGCACTTATAAACATTATTATAAATAAGCAGTGTTTAGTATATGGTGGGAATATGGCTGTAGCAGCTTTTGGTATTATATATAATGTTAATATGCTGGTTTTGATGCCTGTAACTGGTATTAATCAAGGAGTTCAACCTATAATAGGATATAACTATGGAGCAAAAAGATATGGTAAAATACTTAAAGCATTTAAATTGTCTGTTTTATTTGGAACCATTATTTCTTTAATTGGATTTGTTTTATTTGAAGTATTTAGCAAAAATATTTTTTATGCTTTTGGGCAAGGAACTAAGGAGCTTATAGTAATAGGAGTACCTGCTATGAGATTATATTCAATGAGCCTTCCTATACTTGGATTTATGATCTTGGGAGCAAGCTATTTTCAGTATGTTGGAAAAGCAAAATATTCAATAATTTTGATTATGCTTAGACAGGTTATTGTAATTATGCCAATGCTTATAATATTGCCTAAGTTTATGAAAATTACAGGATTATGGATAGCAACACCTATTACAGATTTGATTTCAGTAATAATTCTTTTGGGTTTCATATGTCCCGAAATAAAAAAGTTAAGTTCTTTAGGAAATGCAGAAGCAGTACAGTGTAATGATTGA
- a CDS encoding TetR/AcrR family transcriptional regulator, with translation MRISKDPEERKNELIDTAEELFSTVGYDKTSVSDIVKKVSVAQGTFYYYFKSKEDIFMAIFTRNSEKLLLEMKEKVKEKNINAVEKLMIVIKLYIESKEDSAGSKHKIVETLHNDENTSLHHKIIVEEIVTKRSMLTSIIKQGIAEGIFHTDYPEEAAEFILTELYFVFDPEVFGFSNEEIFKKSEALADMVEKLLSVPRGTFMSKIVQLKESYSKNITNL, from the coding sequence TTGAGAATTTCTAAAGATCCAGAAGAAAGAAAGAATGAATTAATTGATACAGCAGAGGAGCTTTTTTCAACCGTTGGATATGATAAAACTTCAGTAAGCGATATAGTAAAGAAAGTTTCAGTAGCTCAGGGAACTTTTTATTACTATTTTAAATCAAAAGAAGATATATTTATGGCGATTTTCACCAGAAACTCTGAAAAATTGCTTTTGGAAATGAAAGAAAAAGTAAAAGAAAAAAATATTAATGCTGTAGAAAAGCTAATGATAGTAATAAAGTTATATATTGAATCAAAGGAGGACAGCGCTGGCAGTAAACACAAAATTGTTGAGACACTTCATAATGACGAAAATACAAGCCTGCATCACAAGATAATTGTAGAGGAGATAGTTACTAAGCGATCTATGCTTACCAGTATTATAAAACAGGGAATAGCTGAAGGTATATTTCATACAGATTATCCAGAAGAAGCAGCTGAATTCATACTTACTGAATTATATTTTGTATTTGATCCTGAAGTTTTTGGATTTAGTAATGAAGAAATTTTCAAGAAATCAGAAGCTTTAGCAGATATGGTTGAGAAGCTTTTGAGTGTACCTAGAGGAACTTTTATGAGTAAGATTGTACAACTAAAGGAGTCATATAGTAAGAATATAACTAATTTATAG
- the hepT gene encoding type VII toxin-antitoxin system HepT family RNase toxin, with the protein MGNDVIYNKISTIERCVNRINDVYNNNFKNLSDYTKQDSIILNIQRACEACIDLAMHIVSEKKLGIPQTSRDAFDVLYSNNIIDSKLAKNLKSMVGFRNIAVHDYQTINLDVVKEIIENHLIDLKEFCDTIIKYKF; encoded by the coding sequence ATGGGTAATGATGTTATTTATAATAAAATATCTACTATTGAAAGATGTGTAAATAGAATTAATGATGTATACAATAATAACTTTAAAAACTTAAGTGACTACACTAAGCAAGATTCAATAATATTAAACATTCAACGTGCCTGTGAAGCTTGCATTGATCTAGCAATGCATATAGTTTCAGAAAAGAAACTTGGAATCCCCCAAACTAGTCGCGATGCCTTTGATGTATTATATAGTAACAATATTATCGATTCCAAGCTTGCAAAAAATTTAAAAAGCATGGTTGGCTTTAGAAATATAGCCGTACATGACTATCAAACCATAAATCTCGATGTTGTAAAAGAAATAATTGAGAATCACCTTATAGATTTAAAAGAATTTTGTGATACCATTATAAAATATAAATTCTAG
- the mntA gene encoding type VII toxin-antitoxin system MntA family adenylyltransferase antitoxin, giving the protein MPLSSLNKEAVKDIIDILTKNVKPTLIYIFGSAARNELREDSDIDIAYLSNTVLSNYEIFMLANHIADIIKRDVDLINLKNASTVFKAQIVGNGKVVYCSDNTKRMYFEMYAFKDYALLNEERKDILDGIKKRGNIYG; this is encoded by the coding sequence ATGCCGTTATCAAGTTTAAATAAAGAAGCCGTCAAAGATATTATTGATATCTTAACCAAAAACGTAAAGCCTACACTAATATATATATTTGGTTCAGCCGCTAGGAATGAGCTTAGAGAAGACAGCGACATTGATATAGCATATTTAAGTAATACAGTTTTATCAAACTATGAAATATTTATGCTAGCAAATCATATTGCTGATATTATAAAAAGAGATGTGGATTTAATAAATTTAAAAAATGCATCAACTGTATTTAAAGCACAAATTGTTGGAAATGGCAAAGTTGTATATTGCAGCGATAACACTAAGAGAATGTACTTTGAAATGTATGCTTTTAAAGACTATGCTTTATTAAATGAAGAAAGAAAAGACATATTGGACGGCATTAAAAAGAGGGGGAATATTTATGGGTAA
- a CDS encoding LacI family DNA-binding transcriptional regulator, with translation MATIKDVAKLSGVSPSTVSIILNGNSAKRNITEKTQKKVMSAVKELDYHPNILARKLRNQAAPNKPIIALYWSSDIHVNIISRFLKGLQDKLIKLNYCYNIVICPYKTNYLHLEKGINTPNNFDAAIIANISNSDMEYLNKSYLKLPIILFNRLSDKYSSVNVDNYRMGEKAALLLLKNGHKSAAAILTKSLNRAMDCRNRGFIETCEKNGIDVSHKNIISADNSLHGGFTAGEEFIKIKDTPKALFCNSDSITLGVLNVLNRERISVPKNVEIISIGMTDNEYTKFSTPPITIVDIPIEKMAGKCIELISDMLSQKLEKPTSVFVDAPLIVRDSCM, from the coding sequence ATGGCTACAATAAAAGATGTTGCGAAATTATCCGGTGTTTCCCCAAGCACTGTATCTATAATTTTAAATGGCAACTCAGCTAAAAGAAATATCACTGAAAAAACTCAAAAGAAAGTTATGTCAGCTGTAAAAGAACTTGATTATCATCCTAATATTTTAGCCAGAAAGCTTAGAAATCAGGCCGCACCCAATAAGCCTATAATAGCTTTATATTGGTCATCTGACATTCATGTAAATATAATATCTCGCTTTTTAAAGGGTCTTCAAGATAAACTTATAAAATTAAACTACTGTTATAATATTGTAATCTGCCCTTACAAAACCAACTACCTACATCTTGAAAAAGGTATAAATACACCAAATAATTTTGATGCTGCAATTATAGCAAATATATCAAACTCAGATATGGAATATTTAAACAAAAGTTATTTAAAGCTTCCTATAATTTTATTCAATCGCCTATCAGATAAGTATTCTTCTGTAAATGTTGATAATTATAGAATGGGAGAAAAAGCAGCCCTACTATTGTTAAAAAATGGTCACAAAAGTGCTGCTGCTATACTCACTAAATCCTTAAACAGAGCCATGGATTGTAGAAATAGAGGTTTTATTGAAACATGCGAGAAAAATGGCATTGACGTTTCACATAAAAACATTATATCAGCTGATAATTCACTGCATGGTGGATTTACTGCTGGAGAAGAGTTTATAAAAATAAAGGACACACCAAAAGCTTTATTCTGCAACTCGGACAGCATAACCCTAGGTGTACTAAACGTATTGAATAGAGAAAGAATATCTGTACCCAAAAATGTGGAAATTATCTCTATTGGCATGACTGATAATGAATATACTAAATTCAGCACACCACCTATTACTATAGTTGATATACCTATTGAAAAAATGGCTGGTAAATGTATTGAGCTTATTTCTGATATGCTAAGCCAAAAACTTGAAAAACCGACTTCAGTTTTTGTTGATGCTCCTTTGATAGTTAGAGATTCTTGTATGTGA